Proteins encoded within one genomic window of Mycolicibacterium monacense:
- a CDS encoding heavy metal translocating P-type ATPase: MSDPCCGPAANGVDTEPGSGPDKWWGVRELQLAALAAALLLGGWALHRSGLSSIGMGLELAAVAAGAATFAPGAVRSLRHGRVGVGTLMTIAAVGAVALGQVEEAALLGILFSIAEGLEHYAVTRTRRSLRALLSLVPPSATVIRDGHEIPVRPDDLLIDDVMVLRPGDRAATDGVITSGRTSLDVSAITGESVPVEAGPGGEVHAGAINGGGAVEVAVTAVAADSSLARIVHIVEQAQERKGAGQRLADRIARPLVPAIMVLAAAVAAFGALVGEPMLWLERALVVLVAASPCALAIAVPLTVVAAIGAASRQGALVKGGAAVEELGRIAVIALDKTGTLTRNSPQVIETVTASGVSEAEALRLACAVESRSGHPLARAITDAAGRDIVAAEDVTAVVGHGISGRVDGRRIRLGKPGWVAAGEFAADVVRLQSAGATVVLLECDTVVVAAIAVRDELRPEAPEVIRQLHELGITTAMLTGDNSRTATAVAEAAGITVVHADLLPEDKARLLSELSGGRPIAMVGDGVNDAPALATADIGIAMGAMGTDVAIETADVALMGEDLRHLPQVLAHARRARKIMLQNIGLSLAIITILIPLAAFGVLGLATVVLIHEAAEVLVILNAIRAARTHPLPGVEPQRIAAAAAHHVTLPTSPTPVDACCAPTPAPAPVVLDRRETCSGGCTCCAAEPTNPRDESTRRSEHHW; this comes from the coding sequence ATGTCTGACCCATGCTGCGGGCCCGCGGCCAATGGAGTCGACACCGAGCCCGGATCGGGACCGGACAAGTGGTGGGGAGTCCGCGAACTGCAGCTGGCGGCCCTGGCGGCGGCGTTGCTCCTCGGCGGCTGGGCGTTGCACCGAAGCGGTCTTTCCTCCATCGGCATGGGGCTTGAGCTCGCGGCGGTTGCCGCCGGGGCCGCAACGTTCGCGCCGGGAGCCGTTCGCAGTCTTCGACACGGCCGCGTCGGCGTTGGCACGCTGATGACGATCGCCGCGGTCGGCGCCGTGGCGCTTGGACAGGTCGAAGAAGCCGCGCTGCTCGGAATCCTGTTCTCCATCGCCGAAGGACTCGAGCACTACGCCGTCACCCGAACCCGCCGAAGCCTGCGCGCCCTGCTGTCGCTCGTGCCGCCATCGGCGACCGTGATCCGCGACGGCCACGAAATCCCTGTGCGCCCGGACGATTTGCTCATCGACGACGTGATGGTGTTACGGCCAGGAGACCGTGCCGCCACCGACGGCGTCATCACCTCCGGTCGCACCAGCTTGGACGTGTCGGCGATTACCGGAGAATCGGTTCCAGTCGAGGCAGGACCCGGCGGTGAGGTGCATGCCGGTGCGATCAACGGCGGCGGGGCGGTCGAAGTCGCCGTCACCGCCGTCGCCGCCGACAGCTCGCTCGCCCGCATCGTTCACATCGTCGAACAGGCTCAGGAGCGCAAGGGTGCGGGTCAGCGGTTGGCGGACCGGATCGCCCGCCCTCTCGTCCCAGCGATCATGGTTCTGGCCGCCGCTGTTGCGGCGTTTGGCGCGCTGGTGGGCGAGCCGATGCTGTGGCTCGAACGCGCGCTCGTGGTCCTCGTCGCCGCCTCACCCTGCGCTCTGGCCATCGCTGTGCCACTCACCGTTGTGGCCGCCATCGGCGCTGCCAGTCGACAAGGCGCCCTCGTCAAGGGAGGCGCCGCCGTCGAGGAACTCGGACGCATCGCCGTGATTGCCCTTGACAAGACGGGCACGCTGACCCGAAACAGCCCCCAAGTGATAGAGACGGTGACCGCCAGCGGCGTCAGCGAGGCCGAAGCCCTGCGCCTCGCCTGCGCAGTCGAGTCCCGTAGTGGGCACCCCCTGGCCCGGGCAATTACCGACGCTGCAGGCCGCGACATCGTCGCGGCTGAAGACGTGACCGCCGTTGTCGGCCATGGCATCAGTGGCCGCGTCGACGGTCGCAGGATCCGTCTGGGGAAGCCGGGCTGGGTCGCGGCCGGAGAATTCGCCGCCGACGTCGTGCGCCTCCAATCGGCCGGGGCGACAGTGGTCCTGCTCGAATGCGACACCGTGGTGGTGGCGGCGATCGCGGTCCGCGACGAGCTGCGCCCCGAAGCGCCGGAAGTGATACGGCAACTACACGAGCTGGGCATCACCACCGCGATGCTGACCGGCGACAACTCCCGCACGGCAACGGCCGTGGCCGAAGCCGCCGGCATCACTGTCGTGCACGCCGACCTGCTTCCCGAAGACAAAGCACGCCTGCTGTCCGAACTCTCCGGCGGCCGGCCCATCGCCATGGTCGGCGACGGGGTCAACGACGCCCCCGCACTGGCCACCGCCGACATCGGCATTGCTATGGGCGCGATGGGCACCGACGTCGCCATCGAAACCGCCGATGTCGCGCTGATGGGCGAGGATCTGCGTCACCTCCCCCAAGTCCTCGCTCACGCCCGCCGAGCCCGCAAAATCATGCTGCAGAACATCGGACTGTCGCTGGCGATCATCACCATCCTCATTCCCCTCGCCGCCTTCGGGGTTCTCGGGCTGGCCACCGTGGTATTGATCCACGAGGCGGCAGAAGTACTCGTCATCCTCAACGCGATCCGCGCCGCACGCACCCATCCCCTACCCGGCGTCGAACCGCAGCGGATAGCTGCAGCGGCGGCGCACCACGTCACCCTCCCCACCTCCCCGACACCCGTCGATGCCTGCTGCGCCCCGACGCCGGCGCCCGCACCGGTGGTCCTTGATCGTCGGGAAACCTGCAGCGGCGGATGCACCTGCTGCGCTGCGGAACCCACGAATCCCCGTGACGAGTCGACCCGTCGAAGTGAACACCACTGGTGA
- a CDS encoding DUF3703 domain-containing protein: MCRSGAAPSRRPREAYRREMAAAKRTPSARQRWRHWERAHIVSQPDPWLHTCNHAAMLALALRHRDRREAFGQVVRLIVAAPGSLTVRYPGGNTDRVDAGLMTPMAAPADLAALVGGRRD; this comes from the coding sequence CTGTGCCGGTCGGGCGCAGCGCCGTCGCGCCGCCCCCGGGAGGCGTATCGGCGGGAGATGGCCGCTGCAAAGCGCACACCATCCGCCAGGCAGCGGTGGCGGCATTGGGAACGGGCACACATCGTGTCGCAACCCGACCCTTGGCTACACACCTGCAATCACGCGGCGATGCTGGCCTTGGCGCTGCGCCACCGAGACCGTCGCGAAGCTTTCGGCCAGGTTGTTCGCCTGATTGTCGCTGCGCCGGGATCGCTGACCGTGCGCTATCCCGGGGGCAACACCGATCGGGTCGACGCGGGCCTCATGACCCCGATGGCCGCGCCCGCCGATCTTGCCGCACTCGTGGGCGGGCGAAGGGACTGA
- a CDS encoding DsbA family protein, with protein sequence MAPLTRILLTVFAVITMIIGVGVYLSAQDKDAPTSAQGQGEDVGQLVRDNSRRLTTVPNSDVAFVEFLDFECEACRAAFPMVEQLRAEYGDRVNFVIRYFPIQSHFNAERAARAVEAAAQQDKFEPMYKKMYETQSEWGEQQTPADSRFRGFAAELGLDMAAFDAAYNDPATLDRVNVDVADGKALGVKGTPTFFIDGTEVEFRSYDDLKAAVEQALNG encoded by the coding sequence ATGGCACCTCTCACACGCATTCTGCTGACCGTCTTCGCGGTCATCACCATGATCATCGGGGTTGGCGTGTATCTCTCGGCCCAGGACAAGGACGCCCCGACCTCCGCGCAAGGCCAGGGTGAAGACGTCGGTCAGCTGGTCCGGGACAACAGTCGCCGCCTCACCACCGTGCCGAACAGCGATGTCGCCTTCGTCGAGTTCCTCGACTTCGAATGCGAAGCGTGTCGCGCGGCCTTCCCGATGGTCGAACAGCTGCGCGCCGAGTACGGGGACCGCGTCAACTTCGTCATCCGCTACTTCCCCATTCAGTCTCACTTCAACGCAGAGCGGGCGGCGCGCGCGGTCGAGGCGGCCGCCCAACAGGACAAGTTCGAACCGATGTACAAGAAGATGTACGAGACGCAGAGCGAGTGGGGCGAACAACAAACTCCTGCGGACTCCCGATTCCGCGGATTCGCAGCCGAACTCGGGCTCGACATGGCGGCGTTCGATGCCGCCTACAACGACCCCGCCACACTCGATCGTGTCAATGTCGATGTCGCTGACGGCAAGGCCCTCGGGGTCAAGGGCACACCGACCTTCTTCATCGACGGAACCGAAGTGGAATTCAGGAGCTACGACGACTTGAAGGCCGCAGTCGAACAGGCATTGAACGGATAG